The Paenibacillus macerans genome includes a window with the following:
- a CDS encoding hybrid sensor histidine kinase/response regulator produces the protein MMKRRKIAAIVGLFLLALTLVRLAWINVQTTSTQVEAEGGLLDLRDWDPSSKPVLSLVGQWEFYPSQLVMPGPDGTIKLESGIAKTATVPGSWQRDFSPPHRSTFGYGTYRLRVLLPSGDLPKLTVRVPRVSASSSLYVNGRLLGGSGQPADSASSYTAGNVPYSATFAAEQGVLDIVLQAANYDDRVMGGLNEPISFGTAKAMSRAYWFSAGSQAAMCLLMIMHAMYAFVLYFIGARQRPLLIFSLLALFGAAAIAVDQDRILSAWFGVDYETTYKVFYLSYLGVAALLLQYIRSLLPEFPILRHSRWHLAACIVFGGLVLALPARLYTYADGLHTVLMLVSFVTAPIFLYLAVRKGVPDAIYLLLGIVAIAGNVVWGIASYSLFLDIGYYPFDMLALFTAFALYWFRQYFRNAAETARLAERLQAADKLKDEFLVQTSHELRNPLHGILNMAQTVLDSGGRSDDEANRERLKLLVSVGRRMSFLLNDLIDLTRLRENRIRLNPVPLRLQAEAAGVLDMVRFMTDGKPVRLENRIPDSLPPVLADENRLVQIMFNLLHNAVKFTNEGRVAVEAEAEGGRVVIRVSDTGIGMDGATVSRIFQPYEQGAAQAETNAAGFGLGLTITKRLVELHGGELTVSSAPNAGSVFRFTLPMAEPGEAGPAANAAAASRPVEDAGVLTFVETVAASVPEEAPVREDRPRILAVDDDPVNLRVLTNALAPDQYEIVTATSGSEALSLLNAGAWDLVVADVMMPEMSGYEVARTVRSLFSHSELPILLLTARYRTEDIEAGFRAGANDYIVKPVDSHELRARVKALTNVARAAREQSRLEAAWLQAQIQPHFLFNTLNSLAALVEVDIDRMRSLLLAFGDYLRASFDFANLERLVPLRKELELVRAYLYIEQERFGDRVQVEWEADDRLELQVPPLSVQPLVENAVRHGVLSRTQGGTVRIRVLDLGDRAEISIEDDGVGIDQGAQQRILHQGEELVGKPGVGLANTDRRLKQLFGRGLQIQGSPGQGTVVSFTVPKESKRH, from the coding sequence ATGATGAAAAGAAGAAAAATCGCGGCCATTGTCGGCTTGTTTTTACTCGCCTTAACCTTGGTTCGCCTCGCTTGGATTAACGTACAGACGACTTCGACCCAAGTCGAAGCCGAAGGGGGGCTTTTGGATCTGCGTGATTGGGACCCCTCTTCCAAACCGGTACTTTCTCTCGTCGGGCAATGGGAATTTTATCCGTCGCAGCTGGTGATGCCCGGTCCGGACGGTACGATTAAGCTGGAAAGCGGCATAGCCAAAACGGCAACGGTCCCCGGAAGCTGGCAGCGGGATTTTTCTCCGCCGCACAGATCGACTTTCGGATACGGGACGTACCGCCTGCGTGTTCTACTGCCGTCCGGAGACTTGCCGAAGTTGACCGTTCGCGTGCCGAGAGTTTCCGCATCCTCGTCTTTGTATGTGAACGGGCGGCTGCTGGGCGGATCCGGTCAGCCGGCGGACAGTGCATCATCCTACACGGCGGGCAATGTGCCGTATTCCGCCACGTTCGCCGCCGAGCAAGGCGTTCTGGATATCGTGCTGCAAGCGGCGAATTATGATGACCGCGTCATGGGCGGCCTGAACGAGCCGATCAGTTTCGGAACGGCCAAGGCAATGAGCCGTGCTTATTGGTTCTCCGCCGGATCGCAAGCGGCGATGTGCCTGCTGATGATCATGCATGCCATGTACGCTTTCGTTCTTTATTTTATCGGCGCCCGGCAGAGGCCGCTTCTGATTTTCTCCCTGCTGGCGCTTTTCGGGGCCGCCGCCATTGCTGTCGACCAGGACCGTATTCTGTCCGCCTGGTTTGGGGTCGATTACGAAACGACTTATAAGGTTTTCTATCTCTCCTACTTAGGTGTAGCGGCGCTGCTGTTGCAATATATTAGAAGCTTATTGCCGGAGTTCCCGATCCTTCGCCATTCCCGCTGGCACTTGGCCGCTTGCATTGTCTTCGGGGGGCTCGTTCTTGCGCTGCCGGCTAGGCTGTACACCTATGCCGACGGGCTGCATACCGTGCTGATGCTGGTTTCGTTCGTAACCGCCCCGATTTTCCTCTATCTGGCGGTACGGAAAGGCGTTCCCGATGCGATCTATTTGCTGCTCGGGATAGTAGCGATCGCGGGGAATGTAGTTTGGGGAATCGCGAGTTACTCGCTTTTTCTCGATATCGGCTATTATCCTTTCGATATGCTGGCTTTGTTTACCGCTTTTGCATTGTACTGGTTTAGGCAGTATTTCCGCAATGCCGCCGAGACGGCCAGGCTGGCGGAACGGTTGCAGGCCGCCGACAAGCTCAAGGACGAGTTTCTGGTCCAAACCTCGCATGAGCTGCGGAATCCGCTTCACGGCATTTTGAATATGGCCCAGACCGTGCTTGACAGCGGGGGGCGATCAGACGATGAGGCCAATCGGGAGCGCTTGAAACTGCTCGTTTCGGTGGGGAGGCGCATGTCCTTCCTTTTGAATGATCTGATCGATCTGACCCGGCTGCGGGAGAACCGGATCCGGCTGAATCCGGTCCCGCTCCGGCTGCAGGCGGAGGCCGCCGGCGTGCTGGACATGGTCCGGTTCATGACGGATGGAAAGCCGGTCAGGCTCGAGAACCGGATTCCGGATTCGCTGCCGCCGGTACTGGCGGATGAGAACCGGCTGGTGCAAATCATGTTCAACCTTCTGCATAATGCGGTTAAATTTACGAACGAGGGGCGAGTTGCGGTCGAAGCGGAGGCCGAAGGCGGCAGGGTGGTGATCCGCGTTTCGGATACCGGGATCGGTATGGACGGGGCGACGGTGAGCCGGATCTTCCAGCCTTACGAACAAGGCGCGGCACAGGCGGAGACGAATGCGGCGGGATTTGGGCTGGGGCTTACGATCACCAAGCGCCTGGTGGAGCTTCATGGCGGAGAGCTGACGGTCAGTTCGGCGCCGAACGCCGGTTCTGTGTTCCGGTTTACTTTGCCCATGGCGGAACCGGGTGAGGCCGGACCGGCGGCGAATGCGGCCGCCGCAAGCCGGCCGGTCGAAGACGCTGGGGTTCTTACCTTCGTCGAGACGGTCGCCGCTTCCGTGCCGGAGGAAGCTCCCGTGCGCGAAGACCGGCCCCGCATTCTCGCCGTCGACGACGATCCGGTGAATCTGCGCGTTCTGACCAATGCGCTGGCCCCGGATCAATATGAAATCGTGACGGCAACAAGCGGCTCCGAGGCATTGTCGCTGCTGAATGCGGGAGCGTGGGATTTGGTCGTCGCGGACGTGATGATGCCGGAAATGTCCGGCTACGAGGTCGCCCGGACCGTCCGTTCTCTTTTTTCCCATTCCGAGCTGCCGATTTTGCTGCTCACGGCCCGCTATCGAACGGAGGATATTGAAGCGGGCTTCCGCGCAGGGGCCAACGACTATATCGTTAAGCCTGTCGACTCCCACGAGCTGAGAGCGCGGGTAAAGGCGCTCACGAATGTCGCCCGGGCCGCGCGCGAGCAATCGCGCTTGGAGGCGGCGTGGCTGCAGGCGCAAATTCAGCCGCATTTTCTGTTTAATACGCTGAATTCTTTGGCCGCGCTTGTCGAAGTCGACATTGACCGCATGCGAAGCCTGCTGCTTGCATTTGGAGATTACCTGCGGGCCAGCTTCGACTTCGCCAACCTGGAACGCTTGGTTCCGCTGCGGAAGGAATTGGAGCTGGTGCGAGCTTATCTGTACATCGAGCAGGAGCGGTTCGGAGACCGCGTTCAGGTGGAGTGGGAGGCGGACGACCGTCTTGAGCTGCAAGTTCCTCCGCTTTCCGTTCAGCCCTTGGTGGAAAATGCCGTCCGGCACGGCGTGCTTAGCCGCACCCAGGGAGGTACGGTCCGGATTCGGGTGCTCGACTTGGGGGACCGTGCGGAAATATCCATTGAGGATGACGGCGTCGGCATAGATCAAGGCGCGCAGCAGAGGATTCTCCACCAGGGGGAGGAGCTCGTTGGAAAACCGGGCGTCGGTCTGGCCAACACCGATCGCCGTTTGAAGCAATTGTTCGGGAGAGGCCTGCAAATTCAGGGCTCTCCCGGACAGGGAACGGTCGTCTCCTTTACGGTCCCCAAAGAAAGCAAAAGGCATTAG
- a CDS encoding helix-turn-helix transcriptional regulator, translating to MKLDRLLSITMALLGSRKRLTAEDLAERFEVSLRTVYRDIETLSQAGIPIISYPGPDGGYEIMPSYRLDKQMLTLEQLYSLYSAVRGIQTATDNPDLTGLLEKIGALLPEHSAPPTAARLDFQHASKPDEREKIRSLDLAVRELRVAEFDYMDFRGEETTRTVEPMGLYLMRGAWYLWGFCRFRSALRVFRLSRMNHLKVLSEKFDRRHLTIEDVDKGRQKPPGGVEALLQFQPSAKTKVRDEFDHGRIILNADGTLHVSAYYYTVEQAVQHIIRFGVQAKVLGPPELIQAFRSHVLKIAGLYP from the coding sequence TTGAAGCTGGATCGCTTGCTATCCATCACGATGGCGCTGCTTGGCAGCAGGAAGCGGCTGACGGCCGAGGATTTGGCGGAGCGGTTCGAAGTCTCATTAAGGACCGTATATCGCGATATCGAGACGCTTAGTCAGGCCGGCATCCCCATCATCTCCTATCCGGGACCCGACGGCGGATACGAGATTATGCCGAGCTATCGGCTGGATAAACAAATGTTGACGCTTGAGCAACTGTATTCCCTCTATTCCGCCGTGCGGGGCATTCAAACGGCTACGGACAATCCCGATTTGACCGGGCTGCTGGAGAAAATCGGAGCTCTCCTGCCCGAACACTCCGCACCTCCTACGGCTGCAAGGTTGGACTTTCAACATGCTTCGAAGCCGGATGAGAGAGAGAAGATCCGCTCGCTCGATCTTGCTGTCCGCGAGCTGCGTGTGGCCGAGTTCGATTACATGGATTTCCGCGGGGAGGAGACGACCCGGACCGTTGAACCGATGGGACTATACCTGATGCGCGGAGCCTGGTATCTATGGGGATTTTGCCGTTTTCGCTCAGCGCTTCGGGTTTTTCGCTTATCCCGCATGAATCATCTGAAAGTGCTCTCGGAGAAATTTGATCGCCGCCATTTGACGATAGAAGATGTGGATAAAGGACGTCAAAAGCCTCCGGGCGGAGTAGAAGCCTTGCTGCAATTTCAACCTTCTGCAAAGACAAAGGTACGGGATGAATTCGATCACGGCCGGATCATCCTGAATGCCGACGGGACGCTGCATGTATCGGCTTATTATTATACGGTGGAACAGGCCGTTCAGCACATTATTCGATTTGGCGTGCAAGCGAAAGTGCTGGGACCGCCGGAGTTGATTCAGGCGTTCCGCAGCCATGTGCTGAAAATTGCCGGTTTGTACCCGTGA
- a CDS encoding ATP-binding cassette domain-containing protein → MSWQEYIVIRGARENNLKNVSLQIPKRKITVFTGVSGSGKSSLVFDTIGAEAQRLLNETYTAFIRNRLPKFKQPDTDAIENLSPAIVIDQRRLGGNSRSTVGTITDIYSILRLLYSRVGMPFVGYSHVFSFNDPAGMCPDCQGLGKKMELDIGKIFDKSKSLNEGAILFPVFAVGSWYLKTYTLSGLFDNDKKLADYSEQEWDMLLYGKGKKIKLPSKGGPIQSDYEGVVPKFQRLYIQRDSNELSESTKHKVERFITQVECPTCKGTRLSQKSLSCTINGYNIAECVAMELGELFEVVSRIDDPVAAPMVSSLTERLQHLIDVGLEYLSLNRETTTLSGGESQRIKMVRQLCNSLTDMVYIFDEPSIGLHPRDIRRLNQLLRKLCDKGNTILVVEHDPDVIRIADHIVDVGPRAGTEGGRIVFEGTVRQLYNSATLTGQHLNRPWPLKETVRAPKGHFRIEGATSHNLKDVTVSIPQGVLTAITGVAGSGKSSLVHHEFITRYPEAAVIDQSAVHTSIRSNPATYTGIMDMIRNLFAKANRKSASLFSFNSKGACPDCQGLGFIYTDLAFMEGIKTACETCEGRRFRDEVLHYKWREKSITDVLDMTVWGALDFFEQREIVQPLQALNDVGLGYLTLGQPLNTLSGGECQRVKLANELHKEGHIYVMDEPTTGLHMADVGQLLAIMNRLVDQGSTVIVIEHHLDIIRQADWIIDLGPEGGSKGGRVVFEGTPRQLLNAKGSTTGMYIGQ, encoded by the coding sequence ATGTCTTGGCAAGAATACATCGTTATACGGGGAGCGAGAGAAAACAACTTAAAAAATGTGTCCCTGCAAATTCCGAAGCGGAAAATTACGGTTTTCACCGGGGTATCCGGCTCGGGAAAATCTTCGCTTGTGTTCGACACGATCGGAGCCGAAGCGCAGCGGTTGTTGAACGAAACGTATACAGCTTTTATCCGCAATCGTCTCCCCAAATTTAAACAGCCGGATACGGATGCGATTGAAAATCTGTCGCCCGCCATCGTTATCGATCAAAGACGGCTGGGCGGCAACTCACGGTCTACGGTGGGCACCATCACGGATATTTATTCGATTCTGAGGCTCCTGTATTCACGCGTAGGCATGCCGTTTGTCGGGTACTCCCATGTGTTTTCCTTTAACGACCCGGCCGGCATGTGCCCCGATTGTCAAGGCCTTGGCAAAAAGATGGAGCTGGATATCGGCAAAATTTTTGATAAGTCCAAGTCCCTGAATGAAGGGGCGATTTTGTTTCCCGTATTTGCGGTAGGATCATGGTATTTGAAAACGTACACCCTGTCCGGCCTCTTTGACAATGACAAGAAGCTGGCGGATTATTCGGAACAAGAATGGGACATGCTGCTGTACGGCAAAGGGAAGAAGATTAAGCTGCCGTCAAAGGGAGGCCCGATCCAGTCCGACTATGAGGGGGTTGTTCCCAAATTTCAACGCCTGTATATTCAAAGAGACAGTAATGAATTGTCCGAAAGCACCAAACACAAGGTGGAGCGCTTCATCACCCAAGTCGAATGTCCGACCTGCAAAGGGACGCGTCTTAGTCAAAAATCACTCAGCTGTACGATAAACGGCTATAATATCGCGGAATGCGTGGCGATGGAGCTTGGCGAGCTATTCGAAGTCGTAAGCAGGATAGACGATCCGGTGGCGGCGCCGATGGTGTCCAGCTTGACGGAGCGGCTGCAGCATCTCATCGATGTGGGACTGGAATACTTAAGTCTGAACCGCGAAACGACAACCTTGTCCGGAGGCGAATCCCAGCGAATCAAGATGGTAAGGCAGCTCTGCAACAGTCTGACCGATATGGTGTACATCTTCGATGAACCGAGCATCGGGTTGCACCCGAGAGACATTCGGCGTCTAAATCAGCTGCTGCGAAAATTATGCGATAAAGGCAACACGATCCTGGTCGTTGAGCATGATCCCGATGTGATCCGGATCGCGGATCATATTGTCGATGTCGGGCCCCGCGCAGGAACCGAGGGAGGACGGATCGTATTTGAAGGCACGGTCCGGCAGTTGTACAACTCCGCTACGCTTACGGGTCAGCACTTGAACCGGCCATGGCCTTTAAAAGAAACGGTGCGCGCGCCGAAAGGACACTTTCGTATCGAAGGAGCCACCTCACACAACCTAAAGGACGTAACCGTTAGCATTCCGCAGGGCGTGCTCACGGCGATCACTGGTGTCGCCGGGTCAGGAAAAAGCTCGCTCGTCCACCATGAATTCATAACCAGGTATCCCGAAGCCGCGGTCATTGATCAATCGGCCGTACACACGTCCATTCGTTCCAATCCTGCGACTTATACAGGAATCATGGACATGATTCGAAATTTGTTCGCCAAAGCCAACAGAAAAAGCGCCTCCCTTTTTAGCTTTAACTCCAAAGGCGCTTGTCCGGACTGTCAAGGGTTAGGGTTCATTTATACGGATCTAGCTTTCATGGAAGGCATCAAGACGGCATGCGAGACGTGCGAGGGACGAAGGTTTAGGGATGAGGTGCTTCACTATAAATGGAGAGAAAAATCGATTACTGACGTTCTGGACATGACGGTGTGGGGGGCGCTCGATTTTTTTGAACAGAGAGAAATCGTTCAGCCGCTGCAAGCCCTAAACGACGTCGGATTAGGTTATTTGACGCTGGGTCAACCTTTGAACACGCTTTCCGGCGGGGAATGCCAGCGCGTCAAGCTGGCGAATGAACTGCACAAAGAAGGCCATATCTATGTGATGGATGAACCGACGACGGGACTGCATATGGCGGATGTCGGGCAGCTGCTGGCGATCATGAACCGGCTTGTTGACCAAGGAAGTACGGTGATTGTCATCGAGCATCATTTGGATATCATCAGACAGGCGGACTGGATTATCGATCTTGGACCGGAAGGCGGGAGCAAAGGGGGGCGCGTTGTTTTTGAAGGAACGCCAAGGCAGTTGTTGAATGCGAAAGGTTCCACCACCGGCATGTATATCGGGCAATGA
- a CDS encoding NADH-dependent flavin oxidoreductase, with product MNQKYESLFKSFTLSSGVQLKNRVLMAPMSMTASGANGELTDVELAFYKARAQGVGAVVTGALVSPNGKLIEHGIGIDNDTLLPGLQKLTVAIRENGAKAIVQLYHGGRLSNPALVPGGHILGASPVAVEREGAAVPKAMTDAEIETVIEEYAQATRRAIEAGFDGVEIHGANGFLMQQFFSPRSNRREDKWGGTLEKRMTLPLEVVRRVKETVAAHATSPFAVGYRISPEENETPGITMTDTLHFVDVLAEQTLDYIHISVDRFWAGPRRDDSIKKSRIVMIQERVGDRVPVIGVGGLLTPDDVVQALETGVPLISLGHAMVMNPEWVALVQSGREQEIKTTLSRSAQKELMIPDVFWGMITNTPGWFQVVD from the coding sequence ATGAATCAAAAGTATGAATCCCTTTTCAAATCGTTTACCCTGTCTTCAGGTGTGCAATTGAAAAACCGGGTGCTTATGGCTCCCATGAGCATGACGGCATCCGGGGCAAATGGAGAATTGACGGATGTAGAGTTAGCTTTTTATAAAGCACGCGCTCAGGGAGTTGGGGCTGTAGTGACCGGCGCACTGGTGTCGCCAAACGGGAAGCTGATTGAACACGGTATTGGTATCGATAACGATACGCTGCTGCCTGGATTGCAAAAGCTGACGGTTGCTATACGGGAAAATGGAGCCAAAGCGATTGTTCAGCTTTATCATGGCGGACGCTTGAGCAATCCGGCCCTAGTCCCGGGCGGTCATATACTGGGCGCAAGTCCTGTCGCGGTAGAACGTGAAGGTGCAGCCGTTCCAAAAGCAATGACCGACGCGGAAATTGAAACCGTGATTGAAGAGTACGCTCAGGCGACGCGCAGAGCGATTGAGGCCGGTTTTGACGGCGTTGAAATTCACGGTGCCAACGGATTCCTGATGCAGCAATTCTTCTCCCCCCGTTCCAACCGAAGAGAGGATAAATGGGGCGGAACGTTGGAGAAACGCATGACTTTGCCTCTGGAAGTTGTAAGACGTGTAAAAGAAACGGTTGCAGCACATGCCACGTCGCCATTTGCCGTCGGATATCGAATCTCACCCGAGGAAAACGAAACTCCTGGAATCACTATGACGGATACACTTCATTTCGTAGATGTGCTAGCTGAACAAACCCTGGACTACATTCATATTTCCGTAGATCGTTTCTGGGCTGGCCCGAGACGGGACGACAGCATTAAAAAATCAAGAATCGTCATGATACAGGAACGAGTGGGCGACCGCGTCCCCGTGATCGGCGTCGGCGGGTTGTTGACTCCGGATGATGTCGTTCAAGCCCTGGAAACCGGCGTTCCTTTAATCTCGCTTGGCCATGCGATGGTTATGAATCCGGAATGGGTTGCCTTGGTGCAAAGCGGCCGTGAACAGGAAATTAAAACGACGCTTTCCCGTTCCGCGCAAAAAGAGCTGATGATTCCGGATGTTTTTTGGGGAATGATCACCAATACACCGGGCTGGTTTCAAGTGGTGGATTAA
- a CDS encoding TetR/AcrR family transcriptional regulator, with the protein MVRPRNFDEDDVLRKAMTLFRSKGYEAASLSDLLQATGLSKSSLYETFGSKHDLFIRAFELYRIKRMAGLIECLNDENVYRGIETSFHALLDGEGSQLGCMTSNEAIELAPHDEQFRKMVESDFDDVEQAYLDAIERGKSNGSLPTDIESLKLARFLTVSLQGINVMVRAQSKRERIEDSISVILEKLK; encoded by the coding sequence ATGGTACGCCCGCGTAACTTCGATGAAGACGATGTGTTGAGAAAAGCAATGACACTTTTTAGGAGCAAAGGGTATGAAGCTGCGTCCCTGAGTGATTTGCTGCAGGCAACAGGGCTAAGCAAAAGCAGTCTTTATGAGACGTTTGGCAGCAAGCACGATCTCTTTATCCGAGCATTTGAATTGTACCGGATTAAACGCATGGCTGGATTAATCGAATGCTTGAACGACGAGAATGTGTACCGGGGGATTGAAACCTCCTTTCATGCGCTGCTTGACGGTGAGGGCAGTCAACTGGGCTGCATGACTTCGAATGAAGCGATCGAATTGGCTCCCCATGACGAGCAGTTCCGAAAGATGGTCGAAAGCGATTTTGACGATGTCGAGCAGGCTTATCTGGATGCCATTGAAAGAGGGAAAAGCAATGGCTCCCTCCCTACTGATATCGAATCGTTAAAACTTGCCCGCTTCCTCACTGTTTCTTTGCAAGGAATTAACGTCATGGTGCGAGCGCAATCCAAACGGGAAAGAATCGAGGATTCGATTTCGGTGATTTTGGAAAAATTGAAATAA
- a CDS encoding class I SAM-dependent methyltransferase, whose product MRNDFFNEAAWEQAWKEDTHTAVNKMKNAGIDPVRTFDDKAKSFNEQAFNEEGRQRARRIMNWLEGQGVTFKDNTILDIGAASGGFTVPFAERGARVTSVEPNLSLSELLRENIAGIANGKVDVVAEPFEDIDIQAKGWEKAFDFVFVSMCPVIVDWESVEKVLSCARKFCYISLSAGSREHSLVNEIWPLVTDQPMKNEHLEMAYLLHLLYLKGYSYESLVTKELKTTELSREAALQEVMNWLKMFNLPADDRSRNIVADYLERTYPADKVEIRQGGRFGKVLIRLQDQNMYTRERP is encoded by the coding sequence ATGAGGAATGATTTTTTTAATGAAGCCGCTTGGGAGCAAGCGTGGAAGGAAGATACGCATACCGCGGTGAACAAGATGAAAAACGCCGGGATCGATCCGGTCCGCACGTTTGACGATAAGGCAAAGTCATTCAACGAGCAAGCGTTTAACGAAGAGGGCAGACAAAGAGCAAGGAGGATTATGAATTGGCTGGAAGGGCAGGGCGTAACCTTCAAAGACAACACCATTTTGGACATTGGAGCTGCCTCGGGCGGATTTACGGTGCCGTTTGCGGAACGAGGGGCCCGTGTTACCTCGGTGGAACCTAATCTTTCACTGAGTGAGCTGCTGCGCGAAAATATTGCGGGAATTGCAAACGGGAAGGTGGATGTTGTAGCTGAGCCGTTCGAAGATATCGATATTCAAGCCAAAGGGTGGGAGAAAGCTTTTGATTTTGTATTCGTCTCCATGTGTCCGGTGATTGTCGATTGGGAAAGCGTGGAAAAGGTGCTGAGCTGCGCGCGGAAATTCTGCTATATCAGTCTGTCCGCGGGTTCCAGGGAACACAGTCTGGTGAACGAGATTTGGCCGCTGGTTACGGATCAGCCCATGAAAAACGAACATCTGGAGATGGCCTATTTGCTTCATTTACTCTATCTCAAAGGCTATTCTTATGAGTCGCTTGTGACCAAGGAACTGAAAACGACGGAGCTCTCCAGAGAAGCTGCCCTCCAGGAAGTGATGAACTGGCTGAAAATGTTTAATTTGCCTGCGGACGACCGGTCCCGGAACATTGTCGCGGATTATTTGGAACGGACTTATCCGGCGGACAAGGTGGAAATCCGGCAGGGCGGCCGTTTTGGCAAAGTGCTGATCCGCTTGCAGGATCAGAACATGTACACCAGGGAGCGTCCATAA
- a CDS encoding Rrf2 family transcriptional regulator: protein MKFSKATNYALHTMLFLAAATPNKLVGVQQLAERQDVSPTYLSKILTKLVKAGMIESTSGAHGGYRLKRNWEEISFLDIIHAIEGTASLFECELNHGPECLIQKVMVSAEEQMEEYLRNQKMSELAKKITVVL from the coding sequence ATGAAGTTTTCCAAAGCGACGAACTATGCCCTTCACACCATGCTTTTTCTTGCCGCGGCCACTCCGAATAAGCTTGTTGGCGTACAGCAATTGGCGGAGCGGCAGGACGTTTCGCCGACGTATTTATCCAAAATACTAACCAAGCTGGTCAAGGCGGGAATGATTGAATCCACTTCGGGAGCTCACGGAGGGTACAGGTTAAAGCGGAACTGGGAAGAAATTTCGTTCCTGGATATAATTCATGCCATTGAAGGCACGGCTTCCTTGTTCGAATGCGAACTGAACCATGGACCGGAATGTCTGATCCAGAAGGTGATGGTATCGGCCGAAGAGCAGATGGAGGAGTATTTAAGAAACCAAAAAATGTCCGAGCTTGCCAAGAAAATAACGGTTGTTCTGTAA
- the trxA gene encoding thioredoxin, whose product MAIKHATDSTFKEMVQTEGVTVVNFWAAWCGPCKMFAPILEEFAREANGSVKVVKVNVDENPVTSSQFQIMSIPTTLIFKDGKLINKEVGILPKGVLQQLTA is encoded by the coding sequence ATGGCTATTAAGCACGCTACGGATTCAACTTTTAAGGAAATGGTGCAAACGGAGGGGGTAACCGTTGTGAATTTTTGGGCTGCTTGGTGTGGTCCGTGCAAGATGTTTGCACCTATTCTGGAGGAGTTTGCAAGGGAAGCAAACGGTTCAGTTAAAGTGGTCAAAGTGAATGTGGACGAAAATCCGGTAACTTCTTCGCAATTTCAGATTATGAGCATACCGACCACCCTGATCTTCAAAGACGGGAAGCTCATTAATAAAGAAGTGGGCATCTTGCCCAAAGGTGTCTTACAACAGCTCACTGCATAA
- a CDS encoding SDR family NAD(P)-dependent oxidoreductase, producing the protein MKKAIVVGATGGTGASITEELVKRGIRTVAFGRSRQKLEQLKTKLGQPEHLTIAVGDAFRTEDIVSAAEDAEVLFHAANVPYHEMASKLIPLGESVMEAAERLGLKVVAIDGIYPYGRSRMARATEEHPKQPHTKKGKTRLAFEKMLFDGRWKRAKVLIARLPDYYGPTANEASYLGSTLEAIAAGKMAFFIGTMRVPREFVYLPDAAFMIVEAAGRDDAYGQNWHIPGAGLISGKDIVRIARKASGSSKPVIPLGKIGLSLLGMGVPVMKEVVEMLYLTVEPVVLSGDKYKRLIGPIRSTPFEQGITDTIRALQENK; encoded by the coding sequence ATGAAAAAAGCGATTGTGGTAGGAGCAACGGGAGGCACGGGGGCGTCGATCACGGAGGAATTGGTCAAGCGGGGGATTCGGACCGTAGCTTTCGGGCGATCCCGGCAAAAGCTGGAGCAACTGAAGACTAAGTTGGGACAGCCGGAGCATTTGACGATTGCCGTTGGCGATGCGTTCCGGACGGAAGACATCGTTTCCGCTGCGGAAGACGCCGAAGTCCTGTTCCACGCTGCGAACGTGCCGTACCACGAGATGGCAAGCAAGCTGATTCCTTTGGGCGAGTCGGTCATGGAGGCAGCCGAGCGGTTGGGCCTGAAGGTCGTCGCCATCGATGGCATCTATCCTTATGGGAGAAGCCGGATGGCCAGAGCAACCGAAGAGCATCCGAAGCAGCCGCATACGAAAAAGGGTAAGACCAGACTTGCCTTCGAAAAAATGCTGTTTGACGGCCGGTGGAAAAGAGCCAAAGTGCTGATTGCCCGCTTGCCGGATTATTACGGCCCCACGGCGAATGAAGCGTCTTATCTGGGCTCAACGCTCGAAGCGATCGCGGCCGGTAAGATGGCGTTTTTCATCGGCACCATGCGTGTTCCCCGGGAGTTCGTTTACTTGCCGGACGCGGCGTTCATGATCGTGGAAGCCGCCGGCCGGGACGATGCCTACGGACAGAATTGGCATATTCCGGGCGCGGGCTTAATCTCGGGCAAAGACATCGTGCGAATCGCCCGGAAGGCCAGCGGAAGTAGTAAGCCGGTGATTCCTCTCGGAAAAATCGGCCTATCTCTGCTCGGAATGGGTGTGCCGGTTATGAAGGAAGTGGTGGAAATGCTCTATTTGACCGTAGAACCGGTGGTCTTGAGCGGGGATAAATACAAACGTCTGATTGGACCGATACGTTCAACGCCCTTCGAGCAAGGAATCACGGATACGATTCGCGCTTTACAGGAAAATAAGTGA